From the Halorhabdus utahensis DSM 12940 genome, one window contains:
- the ribH gene encoding 6,7-dimethyl-8-ribityllumazine synthase, producing the protein MTDYDVTELEGELDASGLTVGIVVSRFNDLITGKLLDGALDTLTRHGASEDDIDVARVPGSFEIPLMAKRMAESGDYDAVIALGAVIRGETPHFEYVSNEATKGVAKATLDTDVPISFGVLTTDTTEQAINRAGVKQGNKGSEAAESAIEMANLLDEF; encoded by the coding sequence ATGACAGACTACGACGTCACCGAACTCGAAGGCGAACTGGACGCGAGTGGACTGACCGTCGGCATCGTCGTCAGCCGATTCAACGACCTCATCACCGGCAAACTTCTCGACGGCGCGCTCGATACGCTGACCCGTCACGGGGCCAGCGAGGACGACATCGATGTCGCCCGCGTTCCCGGCTCGTTCGAGATCCCCCTGATGGCCAAACGTATGGCCGAAAGCGGCGACTACGACGCCGTGATCGCACTCGGCGCGGTCATCCGCGGCGAAACTCCGCACTTCGAGTACGTCTCCAACGAGGCAACCAAGGGGGTCGCGAAGGCGACTCTCGACACCGACGTTCCGATCTCGTTCGGTGTACTCACGACGGACACGACCGAGCAGGCGATCAATCGCGCGGGCGTCAAGCAGGGGAACAAGGGGAGCGAGGCCGCCGAAAGTGCCATCGAGATGGCGAACCTCCTCGACGAGTTCTAA
- a CDS encoding TMEM165/GDT1 family protein, with translation MTEYLEILVVAFGMQLAVLPGEKVQFIIAGLSTRYHPLVVVSAAGTAFAGWTALEIGFGNALQNALPEIYLTAFTAGLFVLFAVLMIRSAPEPNDSTTKTDGGVTESVGTLDVSVFGYEVPALLGGWLPIFAMMAAGEFGDKTQLVTIGLAADYGATSAIWVGEMLAIIPISLLNAYFFHRFSHMVNLRKAHFGGAALFGFFAADNVLKIVAGFSLWEEIITTISSVVLAAV, from the coding sequence GTGACAGAGTACCTGGAGATTCTCGTCGTCGCCTTCGGTATGCAACTAGCGGTGTTGCCGGGCGAGAAGGTCCAGTTCATCATCGCCGGGCTCTCGACGCGGTACCATCCCCTCGTCGTGGTCTCGGCGGCGGGGACCGCCTTCGCCGGGTGGACGGCCCTGGAGATCGGCTTCGGGAACGCCCTCCAGAACGCGCTCCCGGAGATCTATCTCACGGCATTCACAGCCGGACTGTTCGTCCTCTTCGCGGTGCTCATGATCCGATCGGCCCCCGAACCGAACGACTCGACGACCAAGACAGACGGTGGCGTCACGGAGTCGGTCGGGACGCTCGACGTGTCGGTGTTCGGCTACGAGGTGCCGGCACTGCTCGGGGGGTGGCTTCCGATCTTCGCGATGATGGCCGCCGGCGAGTTCGGCGACAAAACCCAGCTCGTGACCATCGGCCTGGCGGCCGACTACGGCGCGACCTCGGCGATCTGGGTCGGCGAGATGCTGGCGATCATCCCGATCAGCCTGCTGAACGCCTACTTCTTCCACCGGTTTTCCCACATGGTCAATCTCCGGAAGGCGCACTTCGGCGGGGCGGCGCTGTTTGGCTTTTTCGCCGCGGACAACGTCCTGAAGATCGTGGCCGGCTTCTCCCTATGGGAAGAGATCATCACGACGATCTCCTCGGTCGTGCTGGCGGCAGTCTGA
- the ribB gene encoding 3,4-dihydroxy-2-butanone-4-phosphate synthase: protein MTVIESDRDRSRFDDIETAIDAIEDGEMILLVDEQSREDEGDLYVPAEAITPEQMNFMLKHGRGLVCAPVSPEITDDLGLEQMVPASENTEEMSTRFTVSVDAASTGTGISAYDRAETVQALVDPETEPADLDKPGHIFPLEAKADGVLDREGHTEAAVDLARIAGYRPGGVICEVVDDDGTMAREDRLLEFADEHELPIVTVADVLEYRHLTETLVSREVDTRLPTAFGTFDMYGYDYRGETHVALVNLDDVDPETDRPLVRIHSKCLTGDALHSLKCDCGFQLEETMQRISDEGGVLLYLDQEGRGIGLLNKLKAYELQEHGYDTVEANVELGFEPDERRFDAAAQMLRDIGLDRVRLLTNNPRKAAALERFEFDVEIDSLEIEPNPENEAYLATKAEKLDHQLDVFNSD from the coding sequence ATGACAGTCATCGAATCGGACCGGGATCGCTCGCGCTTCGACGACATCGAGACGGCGATCGACGCCATCGAGGACGGCGAGATGATCCTGTTGGTCGACGAGCAGAGTCGCGAGGACGAGGGCGACCTGTACGTGCCCGCGGAGGCGATCACCCCCGAGCAGATGAATTTCATGCTCAAGCACGGCCGTGGACTGGTCTGTGCGCCTGTCAGCCCCGAAATCACGGACGATCTGGGCCTCGAACAGATGGTCCCCGCCTCCGAGAACACCGAGGAGATGAGTACCCGCTTCACCGTCTCGGTCGACGCCGCCTCGACGGGGACGGGCATCTCGGCGTACGATCGCGCCGAGACGGTCCAGGCGCTGGTCGATCCCGAGACCGAACCGGCAGATCTCGACAAACCAGGACACATCTTCCCCCTGGAGGCCAAAGCCGACGGCGTGCTCGACCGCGAGGGTCACACCGAAGCGGCGGTCGACCTCGCCCGAATCGCCGGCTACCGGCCCGGCGGCGTGATCTGCGAGGTCGTCGACGACGACGGCACGATGGCCCGGGAGGATCGGCTGCTGGAATTCGCCGACGAACACGAGTTGCCGATCGTAACCGTTGCCGATGTCCTCGAGTATCGCCACCTGACCGAGACGCTCGTCTCCCGGGAAGTCGACACCCGGCTGCCGACGGCGTTCGGTACCTTCGACATGTACGGGTACGACTACCGCGGCGAGACCCACGTCGCGCTGGTCAACCTCGACGACGTCGATCCCGAGACCGACCGGCCGCTGGTCCGGATCCACTCGAAGTGTCTGACCGGCGACGCCTTGCACTCCCTGAAGTGTGACTGCGGGTTCCAGCTCGAAGAGACCATGCAACGCATCAGCGACGAGGGTGGCGTCCTGCTGTACCTCGATCAGGAGGGACGCGGGATCGGCCTGCTCAACAAACTCAAGGCCTACGAGTTACAGGAGCACGGCTACGACACCGTCGAGGCCAACGTCGAACTCGGGTTCGAACCCGACGAGCGACGCTTCGACGCGGCCGCCCAGATGCTCAGGGACATCGGGCTGGATCGCGTGCGTCTGCTGACGAACAACCCGCGGAAGGCCGCCGCGCTCGAACGGTTCGAGTTCGACGTCGAAATCGACTCCCTGGAGATCGAACCCAACCCCGAGAACGAGGCCTATCTCGCGACCAAAGCCGAAAAGCTCGACCATCAACTCGACGTGTTCAACTCCGACTGA
- a CDS encoding branched-chain amino acid transaminase, whose amino-acid sequence MSFEDMDVGTIWMDGEFVDWEDAQVHVLTHGLHYGTGVFEGVRSYDTDNGAAIFRWEDHLDRLYQSAKPYGMEIPFNREELTEATLELIEREDLPSCYIRPIAFYGYDMLGLNPGDAPVKVAIAVWPWGAYLGEEALEEGVDVAISSWRKFASSQIPTNAKTTGPYVNSVLASLEAEENGYTEAILLNKEGQVAEGPGENLFLVRDGEIHTPGLAESNLDGITRQTVIDLAEERGYTVHADATISRGELYTADELFFSGTAAEVTPIRSVDDTEIGLGTKGPVTDEIQQAFFDVVESGEREEWFTYV is encoded by the coding sequence ATGAGTTTCGAGGACATGGACGTCGGGACGATCTGGATGGACGGTGAATTCGTCGACTGGGAGGACGCACAGGTGCACGTCCTCACGCACGGACTCCACTACGGGACGGGCGTCTTCGAGGGCGTCCGGAGCTACGACACCGACAACGGCGCGGCGATCTTCCGGTGGGAAGACCACCTCGATCGGCTCTATCAGTCGGCCAAACCCTACGGGATGGAGATCCCCTTCAACCGCGAGGAACTCACCGAGGCCACGCTCGAACTCATCGAGCGCGAGGACCTGCCGTCGTGTTACATCCGCCCGATCGCCTTCTACGGCTACGACATGCTCGGGCTGAACCCCGGTGACGCCCCCGTGAAGGTCGCCATCGCCGTCTGGCCGTGGGGCGCGTACCTGGGTGAAGAGGCACTCGAAGAGGGCGTCGACGTGGCGATTTCCTCCTGGCGGAAGTTCGCGTCCAGCCAGATCCCGACCAACGCAAAGACCACCGGGCCGTACGTCAACAGCGTGCTGGCGAGCTTAGAGGCCGAGGAGAACGGCTACACCGAGGCGATCCTCCTCAACAAGGAGGGGCAGGTCGCCGAGGGGCCGGGGGAGAATCTCTTCCTCGTCCGGGATGGCGAGATTCACACGCCGGGCCTCGCCGAGTCGAACCTCGACGGCATCACGCGCCAGACGGTGATCGACCTCGCCGAGGAGCGGGGCTATACGGTCCACGCTGACGCGACCATCTCGCGTGGCGAACTCTACACCGCCGACGAATTGTTCTTCTCGGGGACGGCGGCGGAGGTCACGCCGATCCGGAGCGTCGACGACACCGAGATCGGCCTGGGCACGAAAGGCCCGGTCACTGACGAGATCCAGCAGGCGTTCTTCGACGTCGTCGAGTCCGGCGAGCGCGAGGAGTGGTTCACGTACGTTTGA
- a CDS encoding DUF120 domain-containing protein, which translates to MADLPDESIGYAELATLKLLALAGAVDGDAKITGSGLASKLDASTQTASRRLQRLEDADLVAREIVSDGQWVRVTDDGERLLQEEYAEYQRIFEHGIGVTLAGAVESGMGEGRHYVSLSGYHRQFVDKLGYEPYPGTFNLTLDDRSARARARMNALDPVVIEGWADGDRTYGPAYCYPITLESDAATYEGAHVVSPERTHYDDAELEIIAPDQLRTELGVEDGDVVTVHVHER; encoded by the coding sequence ATGGCAGACCTCCCGGACGAGTCGATCGGATACGCCGAACTGGCGACGCTGAAACTGCTGGCGCTGGCCGGCGCGGTCGACGGCGACGCCAAGATCACCGGCTCCGGCCTCGCGTCGAAACTCGACGCCTCCACCCAGACCGCCTCGCGCCGCCTCCAGCGCCTGGAGGACGCCGATCTGGTCGCCCGGGAGATCGTCAGCGACGGCCAGTGGGTCCGGGTCACCGACGACGGCGAGCGCCTCCTCCAGGAGGAGTACGCCGAGTACCAGCGCATCTTCGAGCACGGCATCGGCGTGACGCTCGCCGGCGCGGTCGAGAGCGGCATGGGCGAGGGACGGCACTACGTCTCGCTGTCGGGGTATCATAGACAGTTCGTCGACAAACTCGGCTACGAGCCATATCCTGGCACCTTCAACCTCACGCTGGACGACCGCAGCGCCCGTGCCCGGGCGCGGATGAACGCCCTCGACCCGGTCGTCATCGAGGGCTGGGCGGACGGCGACCGGACCTACGGCCCGGCGTACTGTTATCCGATCACCCTCGAGAGCGACGCCGCGACGTACGAGGGTGCCCATGTCGTCTCGCCCGAGCGGACCCACTACGACGACGCCGAACTGGAGATCATCGCCCCCGACCAACTCAGGACGGAACTCGGCGTCGAGGACGGCGATGTCGTGACGGTCCACGTTCACGAGCGGTGA
- a CDS encoding DMT family transporter, producing MPQDRTPTVRYRNATAFLALGAIWGSAFVAIKAGLSAFPPVLFAALRYDVAGVIVLGYAAVVTDPLPESRRDLAAIIVGSTLLIAGYHALLFVGELETTSATAAVIVSLSPVLTAGFARLALPGDRLSVAGVAGLALGFAGVVVIAQPDPARLLSSDVIGPLLVFGAACAFALGSVLTRWLDAELSIEAMEGWSMVGGAVLMHVLSLALGESPAAVEWTPTALLSLGYLSLVASALGFLLYFALLDRLGPVEINLVSYVAPVFAALTGFLLLGERIDVATASGFVVILVGFVLLKRDAIRETYVGWLAEAQP from the coding sequence GTGCCCCAGGATCGAACGCCGACTGTGCGCTATCGAAACGCCACCGCGTTTCTTGCTCTCGGCGCGATCTGGGGGAGCGCGTTCGTCGCGATCAAGGCCGGCCTGTCGGCGTTCCCGCCGGTTCTGTTCGCCGCACTCCGCTACGATGTCGCCGGCGTCATCGTGCTAGGCTACGCCGCGGTCGTCACTGACCCGCTGCCCGAGAGCCGTCGCGACCTGGCGGCGATCATCGTCGGGTCGACTCTCCTCATCGCGGGATATCACGCCCTGCTGTTCGTCGGCGAACTCGAAACCACGAGCGCGACCGCAGCGGTCATCGTGAGTCTCTCGCCGGTACTGACGGCCGGGTTCGCCCGGCTTGCCCTCCCGGGGGACCGTCTTTCGGTTGCCGGCGTCGCCGGACTCGCCCTGGGGTTCGCTGGCGTCGTCGTCATCGCCCAGCCTGATCCCGCTCGACTCCTCTCCAGTGACGTCATCGGGCCGCTGCTCGTCTTTGGCGCTGCGTGCGCCTTTGCCCTGGGAAGTGTGCTCACCCGCTGGCTCGACGCTGAACTGTCGATCGAAGCCATGGAAGGGTGGTCGATGGTCGGCGGAGCCGTGCTGATGCACGTCCTCAGTCTCGCGCTCGGGGAGTCACCGGCCGCAGTCGAGTGGACGCCGACTGCCCTGCTTTCGCTCGGCTATCTCTCGCTGGTCGCGAGTGCGCTGGGCTTTCTTCTCTATTTCGCCCTGCTGGATCGACTCGGCCCGGTCGAGATCAACCTCGTCTCCTACGTTGCGCCCGTCTTCGCCGCGCTGACTGGCTTTCTCCTGCTGGGGGAACGCATCGACGTCGCGACGGCTTCCGGGTTCGTCGTCATTCTGGTTGGATTTGTCCTGCTAAAACGGGATGCGATCCGTGAGACGTATGTCGGTTGGCTGGCGGAAGCGCAACCGTAG
- a CDS encoding Nmad3 family putative nucleotide modification protein, whose amino-acid sequence MTVVLAGVGADQSNVGRNLPLYDDGTFEYVPIPEKTPETDESETFGTWPLRNGGVAADLLSKIRPAPGREEEWVTDPERIAGWPLHRDPNFDALTYGEHRGSADQRQGYVRLLEALDPGDVVGFYAGLAPPGGHPHRYLIGYFTAESVVTTAGRSPAEKRDLLADHPENAHAKRADGGELYYDRVGAEDKYVAIVEGREPGGLFERDPIRLSERYVKPGNERVGYYLREGIADEWDLRAPDADPVALTRKPAMCFDLSGETFRDRNGIPGAR is encoded by the coding sequence ATGACAGTCGTCCTCGCAGGCGTCGGCGCGGATCAATCCAATGTCGGGCGGAACCTCCCGCTGTACGACGACGGGACCTTCGAGTACGTCCCGATCCCGGAGAAAACGCCCGAAACCGACGAATCCGAGACGTTCGGGACCTGGCCGCTTCGGAACGGCGGCGTCGCCGCAGATCTCCTCTCGAAGATCCGGCCGGCTCCGGGCCGTGAGGAAGAGTGGGTCACCGACCCCGAACGGATCGCCGGTTGGCCGCTCCATCGGGATCCGAACTTCGACGCGCTCACCTACGGCGAACACCGCGGCAGCGCCGATCAGCGACAGGGATACGTGCGGCTGCTCGAAGCGCTGGATCCCGGCGATGTCGTCGGGTTCTACGCCGGACTCGCGCCGCCCGGGGGGCATCCACACCGATACCTGATCGGGTATTTCACCGCCGAATCGGTCGTCACGACCGCCGGACGCTCCCCGGCGGAGAAACGGGATCTCCTCGCCGACCATCCCGAAAACGCCCACGCCAAGCGGGCCGACGGCGGCGAACTCTACTACGACCGAGTCGGTGCCGAGGACAAGTACGTCGCCATCGTCGAAGGGCGGGAACCCGGCGGCCTGTTCGAACGCGACCCGATCCGCCTCAGCGAGCGATACGTCAAACCGGGCAACGAGCGCGTCGGATATTACCTCCGCGAGGGGATCGCCGACGAGTGGGACCTGCGTGCACCCGACGCCGATCCCGTCGCACTGACCCGGAAACCAGCCATGTGTTTCGATCTGTCGGGCGAGACGTTCCGGGATCGAAACGGGATCCCGGGAGCGCGTTGA
- a CDS encoding ArsR family transcriptional regulator — protein MLRRIELAVLATVDRGDTISQLATKLDHSESYLSRAVGDLAQNGLVYTERDGRRKRVVPSDARAVEIYQDLVRQHSHIDFSELLTGKAIEVLYYIDQPRTVSDIADRSDNYRNTVNRVLKRFRDRGLVGTDDGRYDFNADFDRLQEFARELVHHLHRQRLESVAPQGTILWEDYDEFLAQAETEIDAEGFQETGLARFAAFDLQFLLTDHRYYRFSTELDEVSPAELCCHTLLIDDGSRHRSYCLLLLSHVDVDVDEEDLRDQAAKYDLADKIDALLRYLETNGVVDDDRLPEWDEFQGLAADYEVDLPQ, from the coding sequence GTGCTTCGACGCATCGAACTCGCGGTCCTCGCCACGGTCGACCGCGGCGACACGATATCCCAACTCGCCACAAAGCTCGACCACAGCGAGAGTTACCTCTCACGTGCCGTTGGCGACCTCGCCCAGAATGGGCTCGTCTACACGGAACGCGACGGTCGCCGGAAGCGTGTTGTCCCGTCAGATGCCCGCGCCGTTGAGATCTATCAGGACCTCGTTCGCCAGCACTCCCACATCGACTTTTCCGAGTTGCTGACCGGCAAGGCGATCGAGGTACTGTACTACATCGACCAGCCACGAACCGTCTCTGACATCGCCGACCGGAGCGACAATTACCGCAATACGGTCAACCGAGTTCTCAAGCGGTTTCGCGATCGCGGTCTCGTCGGGACGGACGACGGCCGGTATGACTTCAACGCCGACTTCGACCGCCTTCAGGAGTTCGCCCGGGAACTCGTACACCATCTGCATCGCCAACGCCTGGAATCCGTCGCCCCACAGGGCACGATTCTCTGGGAGGACTACGACGAATTCCTCGCCCAGGCAGAGACGGAGATCGACGCAGAGGGATTCCAGGAAACCGGCCTCGCCCGATTCGCGGCCTTCGACCTCCAGTTCTTGCTCACCGACCACCGGTACTACCGATTCTCCACGGAACTCGACGAAGTCTCGCCGGCGGAGCTCTGCTGTCACACTCTCTTGATCGATGACGGCAGCCGGCACCGTTCGTACTGTCTCCTCCTGCTCAGCCACGTCGACGTCGACGTCGACGAAGAGGATCTCCGAGACCAGGCGGCGAAGTATGATCTTGCAGACAAGATCGACGCCCTACTCCGGTACCTCGAGACGAACGGAGTGGTCGACGACGACCGGCTCCCGGAGTGGGACGAGTTCCAGGGGCTGGCGGCTGACTACGAGGTGGATCTCCCACAATGA
- a CDS encoding metal-dependent transcriptional regulator has translation MQTDVMEDYLKVIYRLEREEGAPVGTSAIADALDVTAPTATRMLEKLADEELIEREKYSGVELTEHGRRIALETVRHHRLLEAYLVEHLDYEWGEVHDEAERLEHHISESFEERIADLLGHPPVDPHGEPIPGVDLEPPADADTRPLSSCESGERIVVATVRDRDEETLQYLADSGIVPGRKVTVTDVTPVDVYVLEHEEGTQHLSAAVAESVYVETPAEESDAVPEEVPGL, from the coding sequence ATGCAGACGGACGTCATGGAGGATTATCTCAAGGTGATCTATCGGCTCGAGCGCGAGGAGGGCGCGCCCGTCGGGACGTCGGCCATCGCCGACGCCCTAGACGTGACCGCACCGACGGCCACGCGGATGCTCGAAAAGCTAGCCGACGAGGAGTTGATCGAGCGTGAGAAATACAGCGGCGTCGAGTTGACCGAACACGGCCGCCGGATCGCGCTCGAAACAGTGCGCCACCACCGGCTTCTGGAAGCCTACCTCGTCGAGCACCTCGATTACGAGTGGGGGGAAGTCCACGACGAGGCCGAGCGGTTGGAACACCACATCAGCGAGTCCTTCGAGGAGCGCATCGCCGACTTGCTGGGGCATCCGCCGGTCGATCCACACGGCGAGCCGATCCCTGGCGTCGACCTCGAACCGCCGGCCGACGCCGACACGCGCCCGCTTTCGTCGTGTGAATCAGGTGAACGGATCGTCGTCGCGACCGTCCGGGATCGCGACGAGGAGACGCTGCAGTACCTGGCCGACAGCGGGATCGTTCCCGGGCGAAAGGTGACGGTGACCGACGTCACCCCCGTCGACGTCTACGTCCTCGAACACGAGGAGGGGACTCAGCACCTCTCGGCGGCCGTGGCCGAGTCCGTTTACGTCGAGACACCTGCTGAAGAGAGCGATGCCGTCCCCGAGGAGGTGCCCGGGCTGTGA
- a CDS encoding CBS domain-containing protein, with translation MIRARDVMTEDVETVAPDDEISEVLTRLARADFNGFPVVEDGAVVGVVTEEDLVDMFQPSNRVLWIPIGFPPFLESRTYGFDLSWDDLDVGIDMVKSARKPISTVMTEDVVTVDPDADLDELLGLLADTSRNINRLPVLDDGQLVGIVTRQDLLTALDDERNER, from the coding sequence ATGATCCGTGCCCGCGACGTGATGACCGAGGACGTCGAGACGGTCGCCCCTGACGACGAGATCAGCGAAGTCCTCACCCGACTGGCCCGTGCGGACTTCAACGGGTTTCCGGTCGTCGAGGACGGGGCCGTCGTCGGCGTCGTCACCGAGGAGGACCTCGTCGACATGTTCCAGCCCTCGAACCGAGTGCTGTGGATTCCGATCGGCTTTCCGCCGTTCCTGGAGAGTCGGACTTACGGCTTCGACCTCTCGTGGGACGACCTCGATGTCGGGATCGACATGGTCAAAAGCGCCCGCAAGCCGATCAGCACTGTCATGACCGAGGACGTGGTGACTGTCGATCCCGATGCTGATCTGGACGAACTCCTCGGACTGCTGGCCGACACGTCCCGGAACATCAACCGGCTACCCGTTCTCGACGACGGCCAGTTGGTCGGGATCGTCACGCGTCAGGATCTCCTGACGGCCCTTGACGACGAACGAAACGAGCGCTGA
- a CDS encoding riboflavin synthase — protein sequence MFTGIIEDVGSVEAIDRRANALVLTVHSTELTDLELGDSVAVNGPCLTVVEIDESAETFTVEVTPETYRRTNLRELQPGSPVNLESALQLNDGLDGHLVTGHIDGTGVVTDLRREEKARIYSIRPPEKLLPYLAEKGSVAVDGVSLTVVDVDRTFSVSITDYTEDETILTETGVGDEVNLEVDVIARYVERLAGEADGETDLMSKLEALNQ from the coding sequence ATGTTCACGGGCATAATCGAGGACGTCGGATCCGTCGAGGCCATCGACCGGCGGGCGAACGCGCTCGTCCTGACAGTCCACTCGACGGAACTGACCGACCTCGAACTCGGCGACAGCGTCGCGGTCAACGGTCCGTGTCTCACGGTCGTCGAAATCGACGAATCGGCCGAGACGTTCACCGTCGAGGTGACGCCCGAGACCTACCGGCGGACCAACCTTCGTGAGCTACAGCCGGGCAGTCCGGTCAACCTCGAATCGGCGCTACAGTTGAACGACGGCCTCGACGGCCACCTCGTGACGGGTCACATCGACGGGACCGGCGTCGTGACCGATCTCCGCCGCGAGGAGAAAGCACGGATCTACTCGATCCGACCGCCGGAGAAGTTGTTGCCCTACCTCGCCGAGAAGGGGTCGGTGGCGGTCGACGGCGTCAGCCTGACCGTCGTCGACGTCGATCGGACCTTCAGCGTCTCGATCACCGATTACACGGAAGACGAGACGATCCTCACGGAGACCGGCGTCGGCGACGAGGTCAACCTCGAAGTCGACGTGATCGCACGCTACGTCGAGCGGTTGGCCGGGGAGGCAGACGGCGAGACGGACCTCATGAGCAAACTCGAAGCACTCAACCAATGA
- a CDS encoding DUF502 domain-containing protein, producing the protein MASTWKRDFASGLIVITPLLVTVMVLLWLYNRLEGIPLPVEPAPLRVGLTIVVFILLVFAVGYLMRTAVGSIVEDAIDDLMNQLPGLRVVYNASKMAAETALSGTDELQAPVKLETWDGMRMTAFLTGKTTEDGRDVLFLPTAPNITTGFVVEVEPDRYTEIDERVEDALTRILSAGFGESDEKSIQVDVEDVVSEVGGSPDGERDAD; encoded by the coding sequence ATGGCCTCGACGTGGAAGCGCGATTTCGCCAGCGGACTGATCGTCATCACGCCGCTTTTGGTCACCGTGATGGTCCTCCTGTGGCTGTACAACCGCCTGGAGGGGATTCCACTGCCGGTCGAACCCGCACCGCTTCGGGTCGGGTTGACGATCGTCGTGTTCATCCTGCTGGTGTTCGCCGTCGGGTATCTGATGCGGACCGCCGTCGGCTCGATCGTCGAGGACGCGATCGACGATCTCATGAACCAGCTGCCGGGGCTGCGCGTCGTCTACAACGCCTCGAAGATGGCAGCCGAAACTGCGCTCTCGGGCACCGACGAACTCCAGGCACCGGTCAAGCTCGAGACCTGGGACGGGATGCGGATGACCGCGTTTCTGACCGGCAAAACCACCGAAGACGGACGGGACGTGCTGTTTCTCCCGACCGCACCGAACATCACGACGGGGTTCGTCGTCGAAGTCGAACCCGACCGCTATACGGAGATCGACGAGCGCGTCGAGGACGCACTGACCCGGATTCTCAGTGCCGGCTTCGGCGAGAGCGACGAAAAATCGATTCAGGTCGACGTCGAAGATGTCGTCAGTGAAGTTGGCGGGAGTCCCGACGGAGAGCGCGACGCCGACTGA
- a CDS encoding metal-dependent transcriptional regulator: MTQDRMDPTDVSLTALSRSVTRTGGKYLCGLLRCSLADREQVATGDLADRLNVSRASVTEMVEKFGDGDLVDHEHYKGTTLTGKGEVLARHLLWRRCVTEQFFERELALDIDVETAYRIGFEFPDAGLNRLAERIDHPCDRTCRATEPDECAQLTVGSA; this comes from the coding sequence ATGACACAGGATCGAATGGACCCGACGGACGTATCGCTCACGGCGCTCTCGCGGTCAGTCACGCGAACCGGCGGCAAGTACCTCTGTGGCCTGTTGCGGTGTTCGCTGGCCGATCGCGAACAGGTCGCCACCGGTGATCTCGCGGACCGTCTGAACGTCAGCCGCGCCAGCGTCACCGAGATGGTCGAGAAGTTCGGCGACGGCGATCTCGTCGATCACGAACACTACAAGGGGACGACGCTGACGGGCAAAGGAGAGGTGCTCGCCCGCCATCTGCTGTGGCGACGGTGCGTCACCGAACAGTTTTTCGAACGCGAACTCGCACTCGATATCGACGTCGAGACCGCCTACCGCATCGGGTTCGAATTCCCCGACGCCGGCCTCAACCGGTTGGCCGAACGGATCGACCATCCCTGCGACCGGACGTGCCGGGCGACGGAGCCCGATGAGTGTGCCCAGCTCACTGTCGGCTCCGCGTGA